A genomic stretch from Deltaproteobacteria bacterium HGW-Deltaproteobacteria-18 includes:
- a CDS encoding C4-dicarboxylate ABC transporter substrate-binding protein, protein MRRVLYAITALVFLFSVTTASAADYKKMTIRAATANPEGSLHTTAINKFKEIVEKESGGQITVQTFFGGSMGDEQSNVRQLRSQEIHLAVLAVGNLTPFASQANIFYLPYMFPKIDSAYTLLGHDDFAAKVADKVVEQSGTRPLSWLIGGYRHITNSEKPIAKIDDLQGLKIRVPPVAVQLEAFKSWGVEPHPLAWSETFNALQQGVIDGQENPHTVNRDQKFWEVQKHITELHYMLWVGPMLVSESWYAKLDADTKALVNKAAKEAAQYEWKWAAEQDAVAKQQCIDKGMVVTELTDEPLWQEKARTVWPQFEEQVGGKAMIDEALSLMK, encoded by the coding sequence ATGAGACGAGTTCTGTACGCCATCACGGCCCTTGTTTTTCTGTTCAGCGTAACGACGGCTTCCGCCGCCGATTACAAAAAAATGACCATCAGGGCTGCCACGGCCAACCCCGAAGGCAGCCTGCACACCACGGCGATCAACAAGTTCAAGGAGATTGTTGAAAAGGAATCTGGAGGACAGATCACGGTCCAGACCTTCTTCGGCGGCTCCATGGGCGATGAGCAGTCCAATGTCCGCCAGCTGCGCAGCCAGGAAATCCACTTGGCCGTTCTGGCCGTGGGCAACCTGACCCCCTTCGCCTCCCAGGCCAACATCTTCTACCTGCCCTACATGTTTCCCAAGATCGACTCGGCCTACACGCTGCTGGGACATGACGACTTCGCCGCCAAGGTCGCCGACAAGGTCGTTGAACAGAGCGGCACCCGGCCCCTGTCCTGGCTGATCGGCGGCTACCGTCACATAACCAACTCCGAAAAGCCTATCGCCAAAATCGACGACCTGCAGGGCCTCAAGATCCGCGTCCCCCCCGTTGCCGTGCAGCTTGAAGCCTTCAAGTCCTGGGGCGTCGAACCCCACCCCCTGGCCTGGTCCGAAACCTTCAACGCCCTGCAGCAGGGTGTCATCGATGGCCAGGAAAACCCGCACACCGTCAACCGCGACCAGAAGTTCTGGGAAGTCCAGAAACACATCACCGAACTGCACTACATGCTGTGGGTTGGCCCCATGCTGGTCAGCGAATCCTGGTACGCCAAGCTTGACGCCGACACCAAGGCTCTCGTGAACAAGGCCGCCAAGGAAGCCGCACAGTACGAATGGAAATGGGCCGCAGAACAGGATGCCGTGGCCAAGCAGCAGTGCATCGACAAGGGCATGGTGGTCACGGAGCTGACGGATGAGCCCTTATGGCAGGAAAAAGCCCGCACCGTATGGCCCCAGTTCGAGGAGCAGGTCGGTGGCAAGGCCATGATCGATGAAGCCCTCTCCCTCATGAAATAA
- a CDS encoding 6-phosphogluconate dehydrogenase: MQIGFIGVGLMGGPLARNLIRAGKDVLVFDLSEEAVKRTLAVGTTGKAAATVADVASCDIVFTSLPLPQHIKGVVLGETGLYAQMRKGALHIELSTIDPGSSNEMRTAADKAGLGYLQCTLGKTPAHAEKAEEPMFIGGDKAQYDANEDLFKIIGIPFYVGTVDASCAVKLISNMIGMTNLAVLAEGIKVGDKAGLDRTLLLELLADTGARSFQMDVRGPWIAADDYNPRFGLDLALKDVRLGLEMARAWDLDLKAMEAALVYYKNASSEGYGKEDCNAVAKVVGK, encoded by the coding sequence ATGCAGATCGGATTCATCGGAGTAGGACTGATGGGAGGCCCCCTGGCCCGCAACCTGATTCGCGCCGGAAAGGATGTGCTCGTGTTCGACCTGAGCGAAGAAGCCGTAAAACGCACCCTCGCCGTCGGCACCACCGGCAAGGCCGCCGCTACCGTGGCGGACGTGGCCTCCTGCGACATCGTCTTCACCAGCCTGCCTCTGCCGCAGCATATCAAGGGCGTCGTCCTGGGTGAAACAGGACTGTATGCCCAGATGCGCAAAGGCGCGCTGCATATTGAACTCTCTACCATCGATCCGGGTTCGTCCAACGAGATGCGGACCGCTGCTGATAAAGCGGGATTGGGCTACCTGCAGTGCACCCTGGGCAAGACCCCGGCCCATGCGGAAAAGGCCGAAGAGCCCATGTTCATCGGTGGCGACAAGGCCCAGTATGACGCCAACGAAGATTTGTTCAAAATCATCGGCATCCCATTCTATGTAGGCACAGTCGACGCGTCCTGCGCCGTCAAGCTCATCTCCAACATGATCGGGATGACCAACCTCGCTGTGCTCGCCGAAGGCATCAAGGTCGGCGACAAGGCCGGCTTGGACAGGACCCTGCTGCTCGAACTTTTGGCCGACACCGGTGCCCGTAGCTTCCAGATGGATGTACGCGGTCCGTGGATCGCGGCCGATGATTACAACCCGCGCTTCGGGCTGGACCTAGCGCTGAAGGACGTACGTCTGGGGCTGGAGATGGCCCGCGCCTGGGATCTTGATCTCAAGGCCATGGAAGCCGCCCTGGTCTACTACAAAAACGCCAGCAGCGAAGGCTACGGCAAGGAAGACTGCAACGCGGTCGCCAAAGTCGTCGGCAAATAA
- a CDS encoding C4-dicarboxylate ABC transporter substrate-binding protein → MSSTGEASLNPNKSILELLNENLEKPIIIITLLGSLLLISYQCLGRYVLTHFIPDMIMPAWTEETARFLFIWSTYSAIPLTIRLRNNIRVDIIYDRLSPSLQGMTWIMVDIAFLALSAVILYTSFGYLEMQLKFAQYTPALRIPYYIPYIILPLGFGLMVLRLLQDLVAQVRSSGLKLTVLACVLSVIIAFPIFYAENVNVLTLLFGYFIVFLFLGVPIAICLGLATLATIICADTLPVNYIAQIPFTAIDSMPIMAIPFFIAGGVFMGAGGLSKRLLNLADYLLGNLPGGIALASIGASMFFAAISGSGPATVAAIGMLTIPAMIERGYDKLFACCIVASAGCIGVMIPPSNPFVVYGITAQASIGKLFMGGIVPGVLTGLLLMVFTYLYSKKRGWKGVDQERSAALLVRALWDAKWALLVPVIVLGGIYGGIMTPTEAAAVAALYGLVAGLWIYRELNLRSVFNSVVEAGTASAAIIFLIALATLFGNIMAIEGVPEKMARIILSISNDKIVVLLMINVFLLFVGTFMEALAAIVILTPVLLPVVEKLGVDPVHFGIIMVVNLAIGFITPPVGVNLFVASGIGKTKIAELGVAILPMLGLMILALLVITYIPAVPMVFVP, encoded by the coding sequence ATGTCGAGCACCGGTGAAGCATCCTTGAATCCGAACAAAAGCATCTTAGAACTGCTCAATGAGAATCTTGAGAAACCAATTATTATCATTACCCTACTTGGGTCCTTATTACTCATATCGTATCAGTGCCTTGGAAGGTATGTCCTGACGCATTTCATCCCTGACATGATAATGCCAGCATGGACTGAAGAGACAGCAAGATTTTTATTCATATGGTCAACATACTCTGCAATTCCACTAACTATCAGACTAAGAAATAACATAAGAGTCGATATTATTTACGACAGGCTCTCTCCTTCACTGCAAGGCATGACTTGGATAATGGTAGACATCGCCTTTCTGGCATTATCTGCAGTTATTCTTTATACAAGCTTCGGATATCTTGAGATGCAGCTGAAGTTCGCGCAGTACACGCCGGCACTTCGAATTCCGTATTACATCCCATATATCATCCTGCCCCTTGGCTTCGGACTGATGGTGCTCCGCCTGCTCCAGGATCTTGTCGCCCAGGTTCGGAGCTCAGGACTCAAACTCACGGTTCTGGCTTGCGTCCTCAGTGTAATCATTGCCTTCCCGATATTTTACGCCGAAAACGTGAACGTCCTCACGCTTCTTTTCGGTTACTTCATCGTATTCCTGTTCCTGGGAGTACCCATCGCCATCTGCCTCGGACTGGCGACACTGGCCACGATCATCTGTGCCGATACGTTGCCGGTCAACTATATCGCACAGATACCCTTCACCGCCATCGACAGCATGCCCATCATGGCCATTCCCTTCTTCATCGCCGGGGGTGTGTTCATGGGTGCGGGCGGCCTGTCCAAGCGCCTGCTGAATCTGGCGGACTACCTGCTCGGAAATCTGCCTGGCGGCATCGCCCTGGCCAGTATCGGGGCGAGCATGTTCTTCGCCGCCATCAGCGGCTCCGGCCCCGCCACGGTGGCCGCCATCGGCATGCTCACGATTCCAGCCATGATCGAACGCGGCTATGACAAGCTTTTCGCATGCTGCATCGTCGCCTCGGCGGGCTGCATCGGCGTCATGATCCCGCCAAGCAACCCCTTCGTCGTGTACGGCATCACCGCACAGGCCTCCATCGGCAAACTCTTTATGGGAGGCATCGTCCCGGGCGTCCTGACGGGCCTGCTGTTGATGGTTTTCACCTACCTGTATTCCAAGAAACGCGGCTGGAAGGGAGTTGACCAGGAAAGAAGCGCGGCCCTGCTCGTTCGCGCCTTATGGGACGCTAAATGGGCCCTGCTTGTTCCGGTCATCGTCCTCGGCGGCATTTACGGCGGCATCATGACCCCGACGGAAGCAGCCGCGGTCGCCGCTCTGTACGGCCTTGTCGCAGGGCTCTGGATTTATAGGGAACTCAACCTGAGAAGCGTTTTCAATAGCGTTGTCGAGGCCGGCACAGCTTCGGCAGCCATCATCTTCCTCATCGCCCTGGCAACACTGTTCGGCAACATCATGGCCATCGAAGGGGTACCGGAAAAGATGGCCCGCATCATTTTGAGCATCAGCAACGACAAAATCGTCGTGCTGCTGATGATCAATGTGTTCCTGCTCTTTGTCGGCACCTTCATGGAAGCTCTCGCGGCTATCGTCATCCTCACGCCGGTCCTGCTTCCCGTGGTTGAAAAACTGGGAGTGGACCCGGTTCACTTCGGCATCATCATGGTCGTCAACCTCGCCATCGGCTTCATTACGCCGCCCGTCGGGGTCAATCTGTTCGTGGCCAGCGGCATCGGCAAAACCAAGATCGCCGAACTCGGGGTCGCCATCCTGCCCATGCTGGGCCTGATGATCCTGGCGCTGCTCGTCATAACCTATATTCCAGCCGTACCCATGGTTTTTGTTCCGTAA
- a CDS encoding C4-dicarboxylate ABC transporter, with amino-acid sequence MRPRVLSLFLMAATAFALLSVNAIAAEPYTGETINLRLASPSPTGTNMVRGYEKFVEIVDAKSGGKVKIKLFANAVLGSDRATLEAAQTGTLDMASCSSPNMASFAREYMVFDLPFVTSPKFQENLYAALDSGELGKRLEAVAAGIGLKTIMNSEYGYRNYVSAKKPLNSIGDLKGLKVRTTDSPIEVAVAKALGMSPTPIAWGEVYTALQQGTVDAEGNNWEHLVNAKHIEVLKYAMDSNHNYSMHLLMMNKQKFDELPAAVQSLLMESAKEALDWQRAISIEHEAKAEKAMLDAGITIHRLTDEQRAELVKATQVVWDEFKKELNPELLQLVLDTQK; translated from the coding sequence ATGAGACCACGAGTATTGTCCTTGTTTCTCATGGCTGCGACCGCATTCGCACTTCTGTCCGTCAACGCCATCGCAGCAGAGCCGTACACCGGCGAGACCATCAATCTGCGCCTGGCCAGCCCCAGCCCGACCGGCACCAACATGGTGCGCGGGTACGAAAAGTTCGTTGAGATCGTGGATGCGAAATCAGGCGGCAAGGTCAAAATCAAGCTTTTCGCCAACGCCGTCCTCGGGAGCGACCGCGCCACACTGGAAGCCGCCCAGACCGGCACCCTCGACATGGCCTCCTGTTCCTCACCCAACATGGCCAGTTTTGCCCGTGAATACATGGTGTTCGACCTGCCGTTCGTGACGTCCCCCAAGTTCCAGGAAAATCTCTACGCCGCCCTCGACTCGGGCGAATTGGGCAAGCGCCTTGAAGCCGTCGCCGCCGGCATCGGCCTCAAAACGATCATGAACAGTGAATACGGATACCGCAACTACGTCAGCGCCAAAAAACCTTTGAACAGCATCGGCGACCTCAAAGGCCTCAAGGTACGCACCACGGATTCCCCCATCGAAGTGGCCGTCGCCAAGGCTCTGGGAATGAGCCCGACTCCCATCGCCTGGGGCGAAGTCTACACAGCCCTCCAGCAGGGCACGGTGGATGCCGAGGGCAACAACTGGGAGCACCTGGTGAACGCCAAGCACATTGAAGTGCTGAAGTACGCCATGGACTCCAACCACAACTACAGCATGCACCTGCTGATGATGAACAAGCAGAAGTTTGATGAACTGCCCGCTGCAGTCCAGAGCCTGCTCATGGAAAGTGCCAAGGAAGCCCTTGATTGGCAGCGCGCCATCAGCATCGAACATGAGGCAAAAGCCGAAAAGGCCATGCTGGATGCCGGAATCACGATCCATAGACTTACTGACGAACAGCGTGCCGAACTCGTCAAGGCCACTCAGGTTGTCTGGGATGAATTCAAGAAAGAACTGAACCCAGAACTGCTTCAACTCGTGCTGGACACTCAGAAATAG
- the hisD gene encoding histidinol dehydrogenase, translating into MEFLKKASTSAEQHSSEARKVVEGILADIRANGEDAVRAIAKKFDKWDQEFVLSPEKKSRLIASVPEKTKKDIQFAYEQITAFAKGQRDSIKDFEMVTPAGIRVGQRVIPMDVAGCYVPGGRFAHTCSALMSIATAKVAGVPFVIAATPPRGDSIDASVCYAMDLAGADIILEMGGVQAVATMAYGLFTGKRANILAGPGNAFVAEAKAILAAEGLCGIDLFAGPSEIAVIADKNADPMTVAIDLLSQGEHGTNSPVWLYSDSRELCERVLEIMPKLIADMPDPATPAKSWDEYGEVILCENREEVVAVSDQYAPEHLEVLVDDPEWWLNNLSSYGSLFMSEFSTVTHGDKCSGPNHILPTKKAAHFSGGLNVHKYLKILTYQEPADERTSCLVSEYASRLSRVEGMEGHARACDWRLTKYNPGKTWDFKVYQHPEY; encoded by the coding sequence ATGGAATTCTTGAAGAAAGCATCCACTTCAGCAGAGCAACACAGCAGCGAGGCCAGAAAAGTTGTCGAAGGAATACTGGCCGATATTCGCGCCAATGGAGAAGACGCCGTCCGCGCCATCGCCAAGAAGTTCGACAAGTGGGACCAGGAATTTGTGCTTTCTCCCGAGAAGAAGAGCCGTCTGATTGCGAGTGTTCCCGAAAAAACAAAAAAGGACATCCAGTTCGCTTACGAACAGATCACGGCTTTCGCCAAAGGACAGCGGGACAGCATCAAGGACTTCGAAATGGTCACGCCCGCAGGTATCCGCGTCGGACAGCGCGTCATTCCCATGGATGTGGCGGGCTGCTATGTGCCTGGCGGCCGCTTTGCCCACACCTGCTCTGCCCTCATGAGCATCGCCACCGCCAAGGTTGCCGGAGTCCCCTTCGTGATCGCCGCCACGCCCCCGCGCGGTGACAGCATTGACGCATCCGTCTGCTATGCCATGGATCTTGCCGGTGCCGACATCATTCTTGAAATGGGCGGAGTCCAGGCAGTCGCAACAATGGCTTACGGCCTCTTCACCGGAAAACGCGCAAACATCCTCGCTGGCCCGGGCAACGCTTTCGTGGCCGAAGCAAAGGCCATCCTTGCCGCCGAAGGCCTGTGCGGCATCGACCTTTTTGCCGGCCCGTCCGAAATTGCCGTCATTGCAGATAAAAACGCCGATCCCATGACCGTGGCCATCGACCTGCTGTCGCAGGGCGAACACGGCACCAATTCCCCTGTCTGGCTGTACTCGGACTCCCGCGAACTGTGTGAGCGGGTTCTCGAAATCATGCCCAAGCTCATCGCCGACATGCCCGATCCGGCCACACCAGCGAAATCCTGGGACGAGTACGGAGAGGTCATCCTCTGCGAAAACCGCGAGGAAGTCGTGGCCGTCAGCGACCAGTACGCCCCCGAACATCTCGAGGTGCTGGTCGATGATCCGGAGTGGTGGCTCAACAACTTGAGTTCATACGGTTCCCTCTTCATGAGCGAATTCAGCACGGTGACCCACGGCGACAAGTGCTCCGGCCCCAACCATATCCTGCCGACGAAAAAAGCCGCGCATTTCAGCGGCGGCCTGAACGTACACAAGTATCTGAAGATTCTCACCTATCAGGAGCCTGCCGACGAGCGCACGAGCTGCCTCGTCAGCGAATACGCCTCCCGCCTGTCCCGCGTTGAGGGCATGGAAGGCCACGCCCGGGCCTGCGACTGGCGTCTGACCAAATACAACCCCGGCAAGACCTGGGACTTCAAGGTTTATCAGCATCCCGAGTATTAG
- a CDS encoding glycyl radical enzyme gives MTICCQSPQEERISGATRIDRAGRERVYKILERNQFAVPHVDIERALYFTRSMQQSEGELLTLRWAKALKHVAENISVYITPDQLLAGRVGKLGRYGILYPEIDGDFYIEVMKDLPNRTKSPFLISDSDMKTLVEEIAPYWEGKTYHEHLNQVLPAELRNVTYHDGRGLKSKFVVSETSSYRSALQWVPDYEKVLKRGLLDMQDEAKAKLAELDTTNSRDMWDKKPFLEAMILVCDAVMIWARRHVELARELAAGETDPRRKAELLQIAETCDHVPAHPARSFREAMQCQWFVQMFSRIEQKASAIISNGRMDQYLFPYYEADIRSGVITREEARELLECMWVDMAQFIDLYINPTGNEFQEGYAHWEAVTIGGQTPDGEDATNDLSYLFLESKRDFPLNYPDLAARIHSRSPERFLHEVALTVKDGSGFPKLINDEEVVPLYAIKGAPMSEALDYAVSGCTEARMPNRDTYTSGCVYINFASALEMLMHGGRMLHYGDEVIGLQTADPCTMQTWEEFYEAYKTQHLNLLRKAFQQQYVVDRLRPMHFAAPFSSLMHDLCMANMQDLHEYKIEGGVDYSYFEFLGYGTVVDSLAAIKKLVFEDKKLSMAEVVAALKANFEGYLPVREMLKGAPCYGNNDPFADSIAKDIDRFTQLEARRCSEERSIHVDVRYVPITSHVPFGKVVSATPNGRLAWTALSDGSSASHGADKNGPTAVMLSNYHTKNYGMTNRASRLLNIKLSPKCVAGDAGTRKVVDMIRTWCDLKLWHLQFNIVNRETLLAAQRDPSSYRSLLVRIAGYSAYFCDLSRDLQNDIIERTEHGDM, from the coding sequence ATGACCATCTGTTGCCAGTCCCCCCAGGAAGAACGCATCTCGGGAGCAACTCGAATCGACCGCGCCGGTCGTGAACGGGTATACAAGATCCTTGAACGCAACCAGTTTGCGGTCCCTCATGTTGACATCGAACGCGCGCTGTATTTCACCCGTTCCATGCAGCAGAGCGAGGGCGAGCTGCTGACCCTGCGCTGGGCCAAGGCCCTGAAGCATGTCGCCGAGAACATAAGCGTTTACATCACTCCCGACCAGCTCCTCGCCGGTCGCGTGGGCAAGCTTGGACGCTACGGCATCCTGTACCCGGAAATCGACGGCGACTTCTACATTGAGGTCATGAAGGACCTGCCCAATCGCACGAAGAGCCCGTTCCTGATTTCGGACTCCGACATGAAGACTCTCGTGGAGGAAATCGCACCCTATTGGGAAGGCAAGACCTATCACGAACACCTGAACCAGGTGCTGCCCGCCGAGCTCCGCAACGTGACCTACCATGACGGACGCGGCCTGAAGTCCAAATTCGTGGTCAGCGAGACATCTTCCTATCGCTCGGCCCTGCAGTGGGTTCCCGACTACGAGAAAGTGCTGAAGCGCGGCCTTCTGGACATGCAGGACGAGGCCAAGGCCAAGCTGGCCGAGCTTGATACGACGAATTCCCGCGACATGTGGGACAAGAAGCCGTTTCTTGAAGCCATGATTCTGGTCTGCGACGCGGTCATGATCTGGGCCAGGCGACACGTCGAGCTGGCCAGAGAGCTGGCTGCCGGGGAAACGGACCCGAGACGCAAGGCGGAACTGCTCCAGATCGCCGAGACCTGCGATCATGTGCCCGCACACCCCGCCCGCAGCTTTCGCGAAGCCATGCAGTGCCAGTGGTTCGTGCAGATGTTCTCTCGCATCGAGCAGAAGGCAAGCGCCATCATCTCCAACGGCCGCATGGACCAGTACCTCTTTCCCTACTACGAGGCCGACATCAGAAGCGGGGTCATCACCCGCGAAGAGGCCCGTGAACTGCTGGAATGCATGTGGGTCGACATGGCTCAGTTCATCGACCTGTACATCAATCCCACAGGCAATGAATTCCAGGAGGGATACGCGCATTGGGAGGCGGTGACCATTGGCGGTCAGACCCCGGACGGCGAAGACGCCACCAACGATCTCTCCTACCTCTTTCTCGAATCCAAGCGGGATTTCCCTCTGAACTATCCCGACCTGGCGGCGCGCATCCACAGCCGCTCCCCCGAACGGTTCCTGCATGAGGTGGCCCTGACCGTGAAGGACGGATCCGGCTTTCCCAAGCTGATCAACGACGAAGAGGTCGTTCCGCTGTACGCCATCAAGGGCGCGCCCATGAGCGAAGCCCTGGACTACGCGGTCTCCGGCTGCACCGAAGCGCGCATGCCCAACCGCGACACCTACACCTCCGGCTGCGTCTACATCAATTTCGCTTCCGCGTTGGAAATGCTGATGCACGGAGGCCGCATGCTGCATTACGGTGATGAGGTCATCGGTCTTCAGACCGCAGATCCCTGCACCATGCAGACCTGGGAGGAGTTCTATGAAGCATACAAGACCCAGCATCTGAACCTGCTGCGCAAGGCTTTCCAGCAGCAGTACGTCGTCGACCGTCTGCGGCCCATGCACTTCGCCGCACCGTTTTCATCCCTCATGCACGACCTGTGCATGGCAAACATGCAGGACCTGCACGAATACAAGATCGAAGGCGGCGTCGATTACTCCTACTTTGAGTTTCTGGGCTACGGCACCGTCGTCGATTCCCTGGCAGCCATCAAAAAATTGGTGTTCGAGGACAAGAAGCTGAGCATGGCCGAAGTCGTAGCGGCCCTGAAGGCCAATTTCGAAGGGTATCTGCCTGTGCGGGAAATGCTCAAGGGCGCTCCCTGCTACGGCAACAACGACCCCTTCGCGGACAGCATCGCCAAGGATATCGACAGGTTCACCCAGCTCGAAGCCAGGCGCTGCTCCGAAGAGCGCAGCATCCACGTCGATGTCCGCTACGTGCCCATCACCTCGCATGTGCCCTTCGGCAAGGTCGTGTCCGCCACTCCCAACGGCCGCTTGGCCTGGACCGCCCTGTCCGACGGTTCGTCCGCGTCCCACGGCGCCGATAAGAACGGCCCCACCGCGGTCATGCTGTCCAACTACCACACCAAAAACTACGGCATGACCAACCGCGCGTCCCGACTGCTGAACATAAAACTCTCGCCCAAGTGCGTGGCGGGCGATGCCGGCACCAGAAAGGTCGTGGACATGATCCGCACCTGGTGCGACCTGAAGCTGTGGCACCTGCAATTCAACATCGTAAATCGCGAAACGCTGTTAGCCGCCCAGAGAGACCCGAGCAGCTACCGCTCGCTGCTTGTGCGCATCGCCGGATACAGCGCGTACTTTTGCGATCTGTCCCGTGACCTCCAGAACGACATCATCGAACGTACCGAACACGGCGACATGTAA
- a CDS encoding glycyl-radical enzyme activating protein, translated as MRDMNQQGYVFNIQKYTVHDGAGIRTMVFLKGCPLRCDWCSNPESQHLRPELAFNLAKCLTPAVCGRCINSCSNSCIMDIEGALAIDCTLCEATPDCVDACPTGALNVYGKIMTVDAVMNAVEQDGVFYARSGGGMTLSGGEAMFQPAFALALLRDARRRRINTVMETCGHCSTEALLEACGLLDGLIFDIKSMSSARHKQGTGVGNELILENFENVISAYPNLPVTVRTPVIPGFNDTEEDIRAIVAYLPKRERLTYELLPYHRMGQPKYQFLKRPFPMGDAQLAPTLMTRLRAIAA; from the coding sequence ATGAGAGACATGAACCAGCAAGGATACGTCTTCAACATTCAGAAATACACCGTCCATGACGGGGCAGGCATTCGGACCATGGTCTTCCTGAAAGGCTGCCCTCTGCGCTGCGACTGGTGCAGCAATCCCGAATCCCAGCACCTCAGGCCCGAGCTTGCCTTCAACCTGGCAAAGTGTCTGACCCCGGCCGTCTGCGGGCGGTGCATCAACAGCTGCTCCAACAGCTGCATCATGGACATCGAAGGGGCTCTGGCCATCGACTGCACCCTCTGCGAGGCCACTCCGGATTGCGTTGACGCCTGTCCGACAGGAGCCCTGAACGTCTACGGCAAAATCATGACCGTGGACGCGGTCATGAACGCGGTCGAGCAGGACGGCGTCTTTTATGCCCGCTCCGGCGGTGGCATGACCTTGAGCGGCGGCGAAGCCATGTTTCAACCCGCATTCGCACTGGCCCTGTTGCGCGATGCCAGACGCAGACGGATCAACACAGTCATGGAAACCTGCGGCCACTGCTCCACAGAGGCGCTGCTCGAAGCCTGCGGACTCCTTGATGGCCTCATTTTCGACATCAAGTCCATGTCCTCGGCAAGGCACAAGCAAGGCACGGGCGTAGGGAACGAACTCATCCTCGAAAACTTCGAGAACGTGATTAGCGCCTATCCGAACCTGCCCGTCACGGTGCGCACTCCGGTCATTCCCGGATTCAACGACACCGAGGAAGACATCCGGGCCATTGTCGCGTACCTGCCCAAACGCGAACGGCTGACTTACGAACTCCTGCCTTATCACCGCATGGGACAGCCCAAGTATCAATTTCTGAAGCGGCCCTTTCCCATGGGAGACGCGCAGCTCGCCCCGACCCTCATGACAAGGCTGAGGGCCATAGCCGCTTAG